One genomic region from Pseudorca crassidens isolate mPseCra1 chromosome 11, mPseCra1.hap1, whole genome shotgun sequence encodes:
- the PRKAG1 gene encoding 5'-AMP-activated protein kinase subunit gamma-1 isoform X1: MEAVTSSDNYSALENEHPQETPESNNSVYTSFMKSHRCYDLIPTSSKLVVFDTSLQVKKAFFALVTNGVRAAPLWDSKKQSFVGMLTITDFINILHRYYKSALVQIYELEEHKIETWREVYLQDSFKPLVCISPNASLFDAVSSLIRNKIHRLPVIDPESGNTLYILTHKRILKFLKLFITEFPKPEFMSKSLEELQIGTYANIAMVRTTTPVYVALGIFVQHRVSALPVVDEKGRVVDIYSKFDVINLAAEKTYNNLDVSVTKALQHRSHHFEGVLKCYLHETLETIINRLVEAEVHRLVVVDENDVVKGIVSLSDILQALVLTGGEKP; the protein is encoded by the exons AGACTCCAGAATCCAACAATAGCGTGTATACTTCCTTCATGAAGTCTCATCGCTGCTATGACCTGATTCCCACAAGCTCAAAATTGGTTGTATTTGATACTTCCCTTCAG GTGAAGAAAGCTTTCTTTGCTTTGGTGACTAATGGTGTCCGAGCTGCGCCTTTGTGGGATAGTAAGAAGCAAAGTTTTGTGG GCATGCTGACCATCACTGATTTCATCAATATTCTGCACCGCTACTATAAATCAGCCCTG GTTCAGATCTATGAGCTAGAAGAACACAAGATAGAAACTTGGAGAG AGGTGTACCTACAGGACTCCTTTAAACCACTTGTCTGCATTTCTCCTAATGCCAG CTTGTTTGATGCTGTCTCTTCATTAATTCGAAACAAGATCCACAGGCTGCCAGTTATTGACCCGGAATCAGGCAACACCTTGTACATCCTTACCCACAAGCGCATCCTCAAATTCCTCAAGTTGTTT ATCACTGAGTTCCCCAAGCCAGAGTTCATGTCTAAGTCTCTGGAAGAGCTACAGATTGGCACCTATGCTAACATTGCTATGGTCCGCACTACTACCCCCGTCTACGTGGCTCTGGGCATCTTTGTACAGCACCGAGTCTCAGCCCTGCCAGTGGTGGATGAGAAAG GGCGTGTGGTGGACATCTACTCCAAGTTTGATGTTATC aatCTGGCAGCAGAGAAGACCTACAACAACCTAGATGTGTCAGTGACCAAAGCCCTGCAACATCGATCGCATCACTTTGAGGGTGTCCTCAAGTGCTACCTGCATGAGACTCTGGAAACCATCATCAACAGGCTGGTAGAAGCAGAG GTTCACCGACTTGTAGTGGTGGATGAGAATGATGTGGTCAAGGGAATTGTATCACTGTCTGACATCTTGCAGGCCCTGGTGCTCACAGGCGGAGAGAAGCCCTGA
- the PRKAG1 gene encoding 5'-AMP-activated protein kinase subunit gamma-1 isoform X2: MKSHRCYDLIPTSSKLVVFDTSLQVKKAFFALVTNGVRAAPLWDSKKQSFVGMLTITDFINILHRYYKSALVQIYELEEHKIETWREVYLQDSFKPLVCISPNASLFDAVSSLIRNKIHRLPVIDPESGNTLYILTHKRILKFLKLFITEFPKPEFMSKSLEELQIGTYANIAMVRTTTPVYVALGIFVQHRVSALPVVDEKGRVVDIYSKFDVINLAAEKTYNNLDVSVTKALQHRSHHFEGVLKCYLHETLETIINRLVEAEVHRLVVVDENDVVKGIVSLSDILQALVLTGGEKP; encoded by the exons ATGAAGTCTCATCGCTGCTATGACCTGATTCCCACAAGCTCAAAATTGGTTGTATTTGATACTTCCCTTCAG GTGAAGAAAGCTTTCTTTGCTTTGGTGACTAATGGTGTCCGAGCTGCGCCTTTGTGGGATAGTAAGAAGCAAAGTTTTGTGG GCATGCTGACCATCACTGATTTCATCAATATTCTGCACCGCTACTATAAATCAGCCCTG GTTCAGATCTATGAGCTAGAAGAACACAAGATAGAAACTTGGAGAG AGGTGTACCTACAGGACTCCTTTAAACCACTTGTCTGCATTTCTCCTAATGCCAG CTTGTTTGATGCTGTCTCTTCATTAATTCGAAACAAGATCCACAGGCTGCCAGTTATTGACCCGGAATCAGGCAACACCTTGTACATCCTTACCCACAAGCGCATCCTCAAATTCCTCAAGTTGTTT ATCACTGAGTTCCCCAAGCCAGAGTTCATGTCTAAGTCTCTGGAAGAGCTACAGATTGGCACCTATGCTAACATTGCTATGGTCCGCACTACTACCCCCGTCTACGTGGCTCTGGGCATCTTTGTACAGCACCGAGTCTCAGCCCTGCCAGTGGTGGATGAGAAAG GGCGTGTGGTGGACATCTACTCCAAGTTTGATGTTATC aatCTGGCAGCAGAGAAGACCTACAACAACCTAGATGTGTCAGTGACCAAAGCCCTGCAACATCGATCGCATCACTTTGAGGGTGTCCTCAAGTGCTACCTGCATGAGACTCTGGAAACCATCATCAACAGGCTGGTAGAAGCAGAG GTTCACCGACTTGTAGTGGTGGATGAGAATGATGTGGTCAAGGGAATTGTATCACTGTCTGACATCTTGCAGGCCCTGGTGCTCACAGGCGGAGAGAAGCCCTGA